A genomic segment from Nicotiana tabacum cultivar K326 chromosome 7, ASM71507v2, whole genome shotgun sequence encodes:
- the LOC142162060 gene encoding uncharacterized protein LOC142162060: METLAHYFKKKVQNNPKYKIKDMKVDLESEFSLIVNESKLKRVKRLVLDKLDGSYTDDYNKFEAYAEELRKSNPGSDVVINLSKDAMKEGKRRFLRLYVCFQALKEGWKGGLRPLIGLDDMQKGLLDAVSNVYPQANHRWCVRHIEANWSKKWKSGDMKKLIWWCAWSTYEEVFKDQLKKLGQLDEDAAKALVSYPPKNWCRAYFDTQCKNFMVDNNFTESFNSWIVEARQKPIIKMLEDIRVKVMNMLRDHEAEILRWKDEFSPHAMQLFKDYRVIANNCKVVFN; this comes from the exons ATGGAAACTTTAGCTCATTATTTTAAGAAGAAAGTTCAGAATAACCCTAAATATAAGATTAAAGACATGAAGGTAGACTTAGAATCTGAATTTAGCCTTATTGTAAATGAGTCAAAGTTGAAGAGGGTTAAGAGGCTAGTCTTGGACAAACTAGATGGTAGTTATACTGATGATTATAATAAGTTTGAGGCATATGCAGAAGAACTGAGGAAGAGTAATCCAGGATCTGATGTAGTGATCAATTTGTCCAAAGATGCTATGAAAGAAGGCAAAAGAAGATTTTTAAGGTTATATGTGTGCTTCCAAGCTTTGAAGGAAGGTTGGAAAGGAGGTTTGAGACCACTTATAGGATTGGATG ATATGCAAAAG GGCTTGTTGGATGCTGTTAGTAACGTATACCCACAAGCAAATCATAGATGGTGTGTTAGGCACATTGAAGCTAATTGGAGCAAAAAATGGAAAAGTGGGGATATGAAAAAACTTATTTGGTGGTGTGCCTGGAGCACATATGAAGAGGTGTTTAAAGATCAGTTAAAGAAATTGGGTCAGCTAGATGAGGATGCTGCTAAGGCTTTGGTGAGCTATCCACCCAAAAATTGGTGTAGAGCTTATTTTGACACTCAATGCAAGAACTTTATGGTGGACAACAACTTCACAGAATCTTTCAACTCTTGGATTGTAGAGGCCAGACAAAAACCaattataaagatgcttgaagaTATTAGGGTGAAG GTTATGAACATGTTAAGGGATCATGAAGCTGAGATTTTACGCTGGAAAGATGAGTTTTCACCACATGCAATGCAACTTTTTAAAGATTACAGAGTTATTGCCAACAACTGTAAGGTTGTGTTCAATTAG